A genomic region of Dermacentor andersoni chromosome 9, qqDerAnde1_hic_scaffold, whole genome shotgun sequence contains the following coding sequences:
- the LOC129384059 gene encoding uncharacterized protein translates to MGKPKQGKSGKKGKRGKGSTASKDRSPSQKTKSNESKTPESGAYTPTSGGESGTKASSAWPPALNRPMMSPLVLPSDYTRDELRRPSTIYIWSWDNIWFFPMGLLAIVIIVFGMVALWYVLPARDARHGPSNATGLAANDTANATEEAALATLQGSLSSKEARFGVGDATDGELTTLHGALLVPPYDDDAGGDWSTELEPEATASVSRAHRVPRERARPPTAPPKSTPAGTEASERPRHSRQSTRQSPASSRKSSSTGFAVPASESGAQSSASPVRLLGSSKGAYDSSVGPAAPFVTSFATEQSSTVDSSSTQAPTSRSTESSSGAPAS, encoded by the exons ATGGGCAAGCCAAAGCAGGGCAAGTCTGGCAAGAAAGGCAAGAGAGGCAAGGGCTCCACGGCCAGCAAGGACCGGTCTCCGAGCCAGAAAACTAAATCGAACGAGTCCAAGACGCCGGAATCAGGGGCATACACCCCGACCAGTGGAGGCGAGTCCGGAACCAAGGCCTCGTCCGCATGGCCCCCGGCCCTGAACCGACCCATGATGTCGCCGTTGGTGTTGCCCTCTGACTACACCAGGGACGAACTCCGGCGACCGTCGACGATATACATCTGGAGCTG GGACAACATATGGTTCTTCCCCATGGGCCTGCTGGCCATCGTGATCATCGTGTTCGGCATGGTCGCCTTGTGGTACGTCCTGCCGGCTCGGGACGCGCGCCACGGCCCCAGCAACGCGACGGGCCTTGCCGCCAACGACACGGCCAACGCGACCGAAGAGGCAGCCCTCGCGACGCTTCAGGGCTCGCTCTCGAGCAAGGAGGCGAGGTTTGGCGTCGGTGACGCGACAGACGGTGAGCTCACCACGCTTCACGGCGCCCTGCTCGTCCCGCCGTACGACGACGACGCGGGAGGCGACTGGTCCACCGAATTAGAGCCGGAAGCCACCGCGTCGGTTTCCCGCGCGCATCGCGTGCCTCGTGAAAGAGCCCGCCCGCCGACGGCTCCGCCCAAGTCCACGCCGGCTGGAACAGAAGCCTCAGAGAGGCCGAGACACTCTCGGCAATCTACGCGCCAATCGCCAGCCAGTTCGCGGAAGTCGAGTTCTACGGGGTTCGCGGTACCAGCGTCGGAAAGCGGCGCGCAGAGCTCGGCGTCGCCGGTGCGGCTGCTCGGCTCTTCCAAGGGAGCGTACGATTCGTCAGTCGGACCTGCTGCACCCTTCGTAACGTCGTTTGCAACTGAACAGTCATCGACGGTAGACTCCTCCTCGACGCAGGCTCCGACTTCCAGGTCCACGGAAAGCTCCAGCGGGGCACCGGCTTCGTAG